The Gemmatimonas sp. UBA7669 genome has a window encoding:
- a CDS encoding TonB-dependent receptor, with protein sequence MKAGPTRAYPIRPVLIVSTPVARYLVPTMLVAMVPVSSLSAQSDSTQSDSTRRPAALSAVRVTAQRRDEAAQRVGIAVTPLTASQLAERGVQGSFDLQRVTPGLEVEPAFGSGQPQYRLRGLGFNDYATNNSSTVGVYADDAALPFPVQTQGLLFDLERVEVLRGPQGTLYGRNSTGGAINFVSRRPTAAFRRGLQVDAGSFGAVNAEGFVSGRVAPRLLGRLSAATQQGGAWQSDRVTGRSLGARDHSALRGQLDWRPQDRWSLLLIGNAFRDHSDGTGLALFAPLNTRGGEGPTVPADGDRRATGWGLRPAFARLVGIDSTEGPGRRNSGTSATVQLRHAGNRATFTSITNATRLDRFEVGDWDASASAESDEVFRTRIGVVSQELRLTSSGGAAFEWQGGLYAAREQLDDNFYSDFTDVPGLGAAALTTYGQRADVAAVFAQGGYAFTPMWRVVGGLRLEYEHRRLNGLTTGFVNPAVTFVPPTDGGFITRLPSGKLALEYRPTGTALTYLSFDRGVKSGGFTAYNTTNPAQLANFAPEIVNAVELGAKVDVGTRLRVNTALYHYDYRDQQVLSTVYDQVSRGPIGRIANAARSRIHGAEMELVWQVTPKLDVQQFWAVRAGRYREFNTVDAQASIAAGREVTRSFAGTWLNIPRYSAGGAATYAFDAGGVQWRTQASYSYRDRQEASRVIFSPEYDVAPYALINATITAQRVGSPWSLQLFGRNLADRRYELTRNFFINARVTAIGQPATAGVRIRYER encoded by the coding sequence GTGAAGGCCGGTCCCACCCGTGCCTATCCCATCCGACCCGTGCTCATCGTGTCTACTCCAGTTGCTCGGTATCTCGTGCCGACGATGCTGGTGGCCATGGTCCCAGTGTCGTCACTGAGCGCTCAGTCGGATTCCACGCAGTCGGACAGCACCCGCCGCCCGGCGGCACTGTCCGCGGTCCGGGTCACGGCGCAGCGCCGTGATGAGGCCGCGCAACGCGTGGGGATTGCCGTGACACCACTCACCGCCTCGCAGTTGGCGGAACGTGGGGTCCAGGGGTCCTTCGATCTGCAGCGTGTGACGCCCGGTCTCGAAGTCGAACCCGCGTTTGGCAGCGGACAGCCACAGTACCGGCTGCGAGGACTCGGCTTCAATGACTACGCCACCAACAACAGCAGCACGGTGGGCGTCTACGCCGACGACGCCGCGCTGCCGTTTCCGGTGCAAACGCAGGGGCTGCTGTTCGACCTCGAACGTGTTGAGGTGCTGCGTGGACCACAGGGCACGCTCTACGGCCGCAACAGCACCGGTGGTGCCATCAACTTCGTGAGTCGCCGTCCCACGGCGGCGTTCCGGCGGGGTCTGCAGGTGGACGCGGGCAGCTTTGGCGCGGTGAACGCCGAGGGCTTTGTGTCGGGCCGCGTGGCTCCGCGCCTGCTCGGCCGCCTGTCGGCCGCCACACAGCAGGGTGGAGCCTGGCAGTCGGACCGAGTCACCGGTCGCTCTCTTGGTGCGCGTGATCACTCGGCGCTGCGTGGTCAGCTCGACTGGCGTCCGCAGGATCGCTGGTCGCTGCTGCTGATTGGCAACGCCTTCCGCGATCACAGCGACGGCACGGGTCTCGCGCTGTTTGCGCCGCTGAATACTCGCGGTGGTGAAGGGCCCACGGTTCCCGCTGACGGCGACCGGCGTGCCACAGGCTGGGGACTCCGGCCAGCGTTTGCGCGGCTGGTGGGCATTGACAGTACCGAGGGGCCAGGGCGCCGCAACAGTGGCACGTCGGCAACCGTGCAGCTAAGACACGCTGGTAACCGCGCCACGTTCACGAGCATCACCAATGCCACGCGTCTCGATCGCTTTGAGGTTGGCGACTGGGATGCGTCCGCATCGGCCGAGTCGGATGAGGTGTTCCGCACGCGCATTGGTGTGGTGTCGCAGGAACTGCGTCTCACATCGAGCGGTGGCGCAGCCTTCGAGTGGCAGGGCGGCCTGTATGCGGCGCGTGAGCAGCTCGACGACAACTTCTACTCCGACTTCACCGATGTGCCCGGCCTGGGCGCGGCGGCGCTGACCACATACGGTCAGCGGGCCGATGTGGCGGCGGTGTTTGCGCAGGGCGGCTACGCGTTCACCCCGATGTGGCGCGTGGTGGGCGGCCTGCGGCTCGAGTACGAACATCGTCGTCTGAACGGTCTCACCACCGGCTTTGTGAACCCGGCGGTGACCTTTGTGCCACCAACGGACGGCGGCTTCATCACGCGACTGCCGTCTGGCAAGCTGGCGCTCGAGTATCGCCCCACCGGCACCGCGCTCACCTATCTGTCGTTCGATCGCGGCGTCAAGTCGGGTGGCTTCACGGCCTACAACACCACCAACCCGGCGCAGCTCGCCAACTTCGCGCCCGAGATTGTGAACGCAGTCGAGCTGGGGGCCAAGGTGGACGTGGGCACGCGACTGCGCGTCAACACCGCGCTCTACCACTACGACTACCGCGATCAGCAGGTGCTGTCGACGGTGTACGATCAGGTGTCGCGCGGTCCCATTGGGCGCATCGCCAACGCCGCCCGCTCGCGCATTCACGGCGCCGAGATGGAGTTGGTGTGGCAGGTCACGCCCAAGCTCGATGTGCAGCAGTTCTGGGCCGTGCGCGCCGGGCGCTACCGCGAGTTCAACACGGTGGATGCGCAGGCATCGATTGCGGCGGGCCGTGAAGTCACGCGAAGCTTTGCGGGTACCTGGCTCAACATCCCGCGCTACAGTGCCGGCGGCGCGGCCACGTACGCCTTTGATGCGGGCGGCGTGCAGTGGCGCACGCAGGCCAGCTACAGCTACCGGGACCGGCAGGAGGCGTCGCGGGTGATCTTCTCACCCGAGTATGACGTGGCCCCGTATGCGCTGATCAACGCCACGATCACCGCGCAACGCGTCGGCTCGCCGTGGTCGCTGCAACTGTTCGGGCGCAATCTGGCCGATCGCCGCTACGAACTCACGCGCAACTTCTTCATCAATGCGCGCGTGACGGCCATCGGGCAGCCGGCTACGGCCGGGGTGCGGATCCGGTACGAGCGGTAG
- a CDS encoding TetR/AcrR family transcriptional regulator, translating into MPRPASLSPERILDAAERLLRRRGATALSMRALATALGVDPMAPYRYFGSRDAVVAALAERRVGAGLDAAMGKRGRWRTRLEALALAYWRGVAGQPELVLALTARSEASAALATRWRDGVQRALADTRLSRRGQRELADALADLVHGAALAPMAAGERAVRRSIALLLDGVEARLGSVQHRTQNLNSKLRATRTVGKL; encoded by the coding sequence ATGCCACGTCCGGCGTCACTTTCACCCGAGCGCATTCTGGATGCCGCAGAGCGCCTGCTGAGGCGGCGCGGCGCCACCGCGCTCAGCATGCGTGCGCTGGCCACGGCCCTCGGGGTCGACCCCATGGCCCCGTACCGGTACTTCGGATCGCGGGACGCCGTGGTGGCGGCACTGGCCGAGCGGCGGGTTGGGGCCGGCCTGGATGCGGCCATGGGCAAGCGGGGCCGATGGCGAACGCGACTTGAAGCGTTGGCGCTGGCCTACTGGCGCGGCGTAGCAGGGCAGCCGGAACTGGTACTGGCGCTCACGGCGCGAAGTGAGGCCTCGGCGGCATTGGCGACCCGTTGGCGGGACGGCGTGCAGCGGGCGCTCGCGGACACTCGTCTGTCGCGGCGCGGACAGCGAGAACTGGCAGATGCACTGGCGGACCTGGTGCACGGAGCGGCGCTGGCGCCGATGGCGGCCGGTGAGCGTGCGGTGCGCCGGTCAATTGCACTGCTGCTCGATGGCGTTGAGGCGCGCCTTGGGTCAGTCCAACATCGAACTCAAAACTTGAACTCAAAGCTCAGAGCTACCCGGACTGTCGGTAAGCTTTGA
- a CDS encoding dihydrofolate reductase family protein, which translates to MSESSAAVPRVSAYLGLSLDGFIAEADGGLGFLAPYQEAGTDYGYAAFMSTVDAVVMGRATFDVLRGFDVPWPFAERPVVVLTHRPLPGTPPVPSTVSTHAGSLRPLLESLATSGAAHVYVDGGQVVRQALRDQLVDSLTLSVVPELLGQGRPLFGAEVPRSHWRLVGSESWGSGLVQLRYERGDEPQSL; encoded by the coding sequence ATGTCGGAATCATCAGCCGCCGTCCCCCGGGTCTCCGCTTATCTCGGCCTCAGTCTGGATGGTTTCATTGCCGAGGCCGACGGCGGCCTCGGGTTTCTTGCGCCGTATCAGGAGGCCGGGACCGATTACGGCTACGCCGCGTTCATGAGCACGGTCGATGCGGTGGTCATGGGGCGCGCCACCTTCGATGTGCTGCGGGGATTCGATGTGCCCTGGCCGTTTGCCGAGCGACCGGTGGTGGTGCTCACGCATCGGCCCCTGCCCGGCACGCCGCCCGTTCCGTCCACCGTGTCCACGCATGCTGGCTCGCTGCGGCCCTTGCTGGAGTCGCTGGCTACGTCTGGGGCGGCACATGTATACGTGGACGGCGGCCAAGTGGTACGACAGGCCCTACGCGACCAACTGGTGGATTCACTCACGTTGTCGGTGGTGCCGGAGCTCCTGGGGCAAGGGCGTCCGCTCTTTGGCGCCGAGGTGCCGCGCAGTCACTGGCGACTGGTCGGGTCGGAGTCATGGGGCAGCGGGCTGGTTCAGCTTCGATACGAGAGGGGAGACGAGCCCCAGTCGTTATGA
- a CDS encoding ion transporter translates to MTDSRAEQSADTPWRRRLHTIVFEADTPAGRWFDAVLLVLIVVSLVVVMLETVPSMPAAWRRGLRAAEWVLTAVFTVEYLLRLLIVRRPLVYAGSFFGLVDMLAILPTWVSLIFPGAQALLAVRVLRLLRIFRVFKLARYLSEARVIGDALRASSRKIAVFLFTVSTVVVVVGALMYLIEGPANGFTSIPVSMYWAVVTLTTVGYGDISPATGLGQAVASLVMILGYGIIAVPTGIVTAELANAGRKLEAQQINTQVCAHCGADDHRSDSKFCRHCGAALH, encoded by the coding sequence ATGACCGACTCCCGCGCCGAGCAGTCCGCCGACACGCCATGGCGGCGCAGGCTGCACACCATCGTGTTCGAGGCCGATACGCCGGCCGGGCGTTGGTTCGACGCCGTGCTGCTGGTGCTCATCGTGGTGAGTCTGGTGGTGGTGATGCTGGAAACGGTGCCCAGCATGCCCGCGGCATGGCGGCGCGGACTACGGGCCGCGGAGTGGGTGCTGACAGCCGTATTCACGGTGGAATACCTGCTGCGCCTGCTCATAGTGCGCCGGCCTCTGGTGTATGCGGGCAGCTTCTTTGGGCTGGTCGACATGCTGGCCATTCTGCCCACCTGGGTGAGTCTGATCTTTCCTGGTGCGCAGGCCTTGCTGGCGGTGCGCGTGCTGCGGCTGCTGCGCATCTTCCGTGTGTTCAAGCTTGCCCGCTACCTGAGCGAGGCGCGTGTCATTGGTGACGCACTGCGTGCCAGCTCGCGCAAGATTGCGGTGTTCCTCTTCACGGTCTCCACCGTTGTAGTGGTGGTGGGTGCGCTCATGTATCTCATCGAGGGGCCGGCCAACGGCTTTACCAGCATTCCGGTGAGCATGTACTGGGCCGTGGTCACGCTCACCACGGTCGGTTATGGCGACATTTCGCCCGCCACCGGCCTCGGGCAAGCGGTGGCCTCTCTAGTCATGATTCTGGGCTACGGCATCATTGCCGTACCCACGGGCATCGTGACGGCCGAGCTGGCTAACGCGGGCCGCAAGCTCGAGGCGCAGCAGATCAATACGCAGGTCTGCGCGCACTGCGGCGCCGATGATCATCGCAGCGATTCCAAATTCTGCCGGCATTGCGGAGCGGCGCTGCATTGA